The genomic window CGTCACCCCGATATCACGTGTTAATTACGGCCAGAGCGTTCGCCTGCACGCCTTCGCTGGTACTCTAGATGAGGATTAGTCTCCTTAAGTATTGCTGTAGCTGTTTCTGTATGAAATGAGAACCTTAAAGCTAAACATTAAACGTTACTATTGTGCAGTAATTACCCACAGTTCTCTTTGGCAGGTTTTGTGGCCCTGGCTGGCGCTGAGTCTGGCCTCTGGGCTGTGGATGGAGGTAATAAGCGAGTCTGCTCTGGGCTTCTGTATCACAGCAAAGCTGAACTCATTTCAGCTCATGTGACCAACATCGCTATCAAAACGAGGCCCTTTAAAAGCGGTACagaaattagaaattaaatGTCTGCTTAATTTTGTCCTTAAACTTTTGCACATACTTATTTATACAGAATAGTATAATCACCCTGATTTCTGTCTCTTGTCGTTCCTCTTTGCTTCTACAATCAGGCACCATCACAAACTTTTATGAAGTGAACTACGTCAGTGAATcaggccccgcccacagccTTTACGACATTGTGGTTTTGGCCACGCCTCTCCACCTGGGTCTGTCTGATATCACTTTCTCAGGATTCTCTCCTGCCCTGCCCTCACACTTTCCTGGACGCTACCACCAGACAGTGAGTACGCTAGTCCTTGGGCGTCTCAACGTCTCCTACCTGGACTCCAGATGGAAACCGAGCGAGTTTTTCTTCTCTGATGTTTTTACAACAGATAACGAGAAACTGGGCATTTCCAGCATGAGCTCCCTGGACCCTGTTCACATCACGCCAGGCTATTCGCGCCCTCCGGCCAGCCAGACTACAGTGTGGAAGGTTTTTTCTCCTGAGCCCCTGACCGAGAAGCAGCTGAGGACGCTGTTTGTCTCACGAGAGCATGTGGTAGAGAAGCGCTGGCTGGCGTATCCGTTCTACAAAGCACCAGAGCGACAACCTCCACCTTTCATCCTTCATCAAAACCTCTACTACCTCAGCCCCATCGAGTGGGTAGCATCAGCGATGGAGATGAGCGCTCTCTCAGCACGAAACATAGCACTGCTTGCTTACCATCAGTGGCATGGACACACGATGAAGGTGGATCAGGAAGGGCTGCACGCCCGCCTCCGGGGGGAGCTGTAGAGACGCAAGAGGCGCTTTTAACGAGGACAATCAAGAAATTTACAATCCACTGGctgttcaagtgtgtgtgtgtgtgtgtggtgtgtttttaattttaggAAAAAGATGATGCTCCAAGCATCCAAGGAGGCTTTCCATCCTCATTTCTTTTTGGGTGTTTTTCAAGAAAGTTGAATTGTAAGaacaaatttttaatttttcccCAATACTAGAGATTATAGCTATTAAGACATTTGGCATCAGAAGGTACAGATGCTAAGGCTTGTGAATTAAGTTGCTCTGAAACTATCCAAGCTAAAGCTACAGGAACAGTTTTACCAAATGAGCCTAAACCTTTCCCTTCTACAACTAAAGCAATCTATAACTATAAGTATGTGCTCAAACCTGTACCATCATGATTGTGCACAAAGTtctatgaagacatggtgtgttaaggttggagCGAAGCCTGATGTAAGTGAAGGTTCATTGTGCCTTTCTTTGACACTGGACTGGGATCCTGCAGGTGCAATAAAACTGTGAATGACatctttttacttttctgtagACGTGAGCAAGCAGATCAAACAAGTTCGTCAACACGGACATGTGGAACAACGTGCTGCATTTACAGCATCCTGAGTAAACCCGGGTTTATTACGtgactcatttgtttatattttggtaaCCAGATTTGTTAGGAAATATCAGTCATGTATAAACAAAATGAGTAAATGATGTGGGCGAGACTGAAAATGACACATTCACAATTTTAAACTGGAGTGATTTATTCTGTGAGTTGTTTTCTGATGCTTTATGCCCACTTCAGGTTTAAATCCTGGTTATAGATATGAATATTTGCAGCACTCTACAGATAGTGATTATCATTTGTGGTTCATCTCAGTCAGCTCTCCTTATATTGTGTACAGTCTTTGGGGCTCTAGTGAGGATCCTGcgctttttctctgtttttctgacctTTAGGTGCATTAATGCTCCATTTTGAGCAGTTATTGAACATTATTAAGCAGTGTTGAGAGAATTCAACGTGAAGTTGTGAAGAACAAACCGAGCTTCTACTGGCGCTTCATCTAATGTAACTTTACCTTTAGAACTCATCGAAGAAAGGCGAGTCTTCTTAACAAAACAAAGTGGATGACATACTGATTACTCCCTTTAGTACCTTACTAAATTTGGCTGTTCACTGAACCAGTTAACCTTCAGAATCACAACACTGTCTGGATAAACTGTATaatgtttctatggtaacagatAAAATGAGTTGTTATGATGTAAAATGATTACAGAAACAAatttttttgtgttgatttttttcctttccatttGTTTATCTTTAATGAGCTTTAAATCCATTACATCCTAAATGTCCTCTAATTAAAGGTATATAAGTGAGATTGTAAATGcaatgtaatttttttcctccaagAGCACGACTACTGCTTTagaatgattcatttttaaatgaaaggaagctaaaataaataaataacaactaaATGTTAAAATCCTGCAAAAACTACTTTATTTGAGTGTACAGACATTCCTACACCGTTTATGTTTGTAGCAGGTTTGTATTCTTGCACAACAAATCGGtcataatttcatttatttgatgtCACAGTTGTTTTTTCACTGaactaaaatgaaatgttttaaactttctgtaacacactgtttcagtataaaactttttgtttttgtgtgatttgtacTAAAAGacgctttaaataaaaagttttcttAGGGTTGAGAAAACAAGATGTCGACTAAAATGGTTCTTTGTTTACATTCAGTAAAAACGTGATTTAAACGTTAATAGTGTATGAGAGACTTTATTTAACTGAGTTTAAGGACAGATGATGTATGACTCTGTTAGTTTAATAACACCTTCCTGCCCCCTTGCTCATTGTGGAGGTGTTCAGGTCCCTACATGAAGTGCGTTCAGAAAAAATCTCAAGAAATTCAATGTCCTACAGGAGAATTATTTGGTTTCTTTAACTTCAGGGTGAGTTTCCGAGCGTGGCCACTCGCTTAATAGCTAAAAGTGTGATTGTGCCTCAATGTTCCTCTAAACTCATTCTGCTAGATGTCTATTACACCACTTAGGGTctataatgttattatatttgCACATGACACAACAGGGAAGCTATTTCCATATATTCAGATTCTCTGATTATATTACATTCCTGTATGAATGTAATGCATGCTGATGGTGGTGGATTTTAACACCCCAGATGTATAAAATTGTACCGTGGGTAaattcacaaaaacaaacataaagctTATCTGAGCATCGTATTGTCTCATGAATGTTTGCTTTATGTACAGTTACTTAATGCTTAACAATCATGTCAGCTTATTAACCTTTAAATGAAACTATAaggcacattttatttttaattagaaataTTTGCCCCGACCATGTCTAACACTCTTGgtgatctttttctttttttttttttttacacgtcaGGTCCAACAACATCAGTGAAACAACACTCCTCCGACTTCTCCATCCACTTCAGGTCAGTATTGATCATTTATCATTTAGAAGTGTTTAGTTATTCACTACAGAAAGGAAAGGACCATCCGTTTTGGCAGTGCGCCTACCAAAACATCCCCTCTCTCCAAGCGCACACCAGTCTCCGGGCCGCACCACAGCGAGACATCTGACCAGGACAATGGAGCTCGTTCAGCGCTGAGATAAAGCCACTCTGTGCTTGTGGCAGGTTGAGCATGATGCACCGTCTGTTCACACTGAGCATGTGATGCCCAGCGGTGCTATAATTACCCCGACTGAGCCATCCACACATCTAACACCAACTGagatcatcaccatcatccttCAGCTTATCCTGAACAAAACCATTCCAAGATGAGAGCCGCTGGTCCTGTGCTTCTGTTAGTGGCGCTCGTCGGATGCCAAAGTGGTAAGAGACTCACTGATCCACATTATCTGTGCAGCTTAATTCATGATTAATAAGATTATGAGAATAGAAAATAAACgtaatttatttagtatttaaacGATTCAAGTTTCAGTTTTTTTGGCATGTCCATAAAGAAAGCTTTGAGCTTCTATGTATGATGAAAATGTTTGTGCTGCAGTTTACAACCTCTGACAAAGACACAGTGCAAAAATGTACAAGTAAAGTCttactcaaaataaataaataaagaaagaaaaaaacatttggaggttgTGCTGCGGTACGAAAATAATCATGACATCAGTTGAAGTTACTGTTTAActctaacagcacatcctgaagtgttatattcctcttatacaacaGCAATTTTCCAATGAttataattgtttgtttgtttgtttgtttatcaatTGATTGGTACATGTTGTGGAATGTTGATCATTTGAATTACATCAGCTATAAAcggtcatctctctctcactcactcactctttctctctctctctctctctctctctctctctctctcactctttctctctctctctctctctctctctctctctctctctctctctctctctctctcgatgtctctctctctttctctctctaatgaTACAGTTTTATTGACATTGAAaaacttgaaacttgaaaaaaaataaataaaaataaaacataaaacataaacataaagaaaaaactTCACCACACCTTTTTTTATAAGAGCCCATTTATGTGAAGCATCCACCATCCATCATCCACCATCCGTCCCTGTGTGAGTCCTTGCTATGGACACAATAACTTATGTGATTTGCATCTACACTATTTAATGCTAATTTAATTTCAAGTTGAAATTAATTTGCGTCCGACGCCATCGTCTCCAGTTTATGATACACTTCCATTTTAGGAGGCAATAATAAGACCTAAATTATGGTTTAGGTATCGATGGCAATTATATCCTCCACTATGGGGTAAAACTTTTCCTGATATGTTTTTAGGCAGTTAAGAGTTCTTTGTTTCCAAAATGGTTCTTTCCAAGTTTTATTACTTATCTACATCAGCCTCAATGATGAGGAAGAAAACCTCAGacatttttctgttctggcTGAATGGCTGCATTTgagtaataaaacacatcaaaaatTCCCCAAACcattcctttaaattaaaaattgagttgtataaatatatttgtagtaGATTTATTTCCATTGAACTGTTTTGACGTATTCTCTAGCTAGCTGTGGGATTGTtatagctcagtgtttaaggtgttggattactgatcagaaggtctaatgtttgaatcccaggtccaccaagctgccactgttgggcccctgaacaaggcccttaaccctcaattgctcagttgtataaattgaaataaaaatgtaagtcgctctggataagggtgtctgctaaatgccataaatgaaaAGTAAGGTCATGTAGTTGGGGTTCCTTCACCGGAAGTGGTCCATGAATGATGTCATGGTGCAGGTTATCaaatcaaaggtttttttttacctgtttctttttttgtagtgttttctGCATCCCTTGAAGTTGCTTCAAAGGAGGGTGTGTCTGATGAGAGCGGTAATAGGgtttcctaaataaataaataaataccatacTCTTTTTTATTGCTATAGATTTAAATCTAATGATGAGCTGAtgaacactatttatttatcttattaaccttattatttttaatcagtacaTATTAGGAACCTTCAGAAATCAGGTATGTCCCAGTCGTGAATGTCTTTTTCTTGCACACTACACATGTTCATGAGACAATAATGAATCTATATAAACTAACACACCACACGTCTCATTTTTCTACTATTTGTGTGTTCTGTCACTTCAATCAGGCGACAAATTGAATTGAGTTTCACGACTCACTGAGAAACTAAAACTGTTGCCTGTTTTCTTCCAGATGAGACTGAGGCTAAAGCAGAATCTAAAGGTGATTAATTAGAATTCTTTGATTTTATTATGTTCTTCTTTTGTCACTGATAAACAGGATCTGAAAAAAGATCTCCCCAAAGTATGGAAGCTTTTGAGATGCTCTGTATAATGCTGTTATGATgatattcacttatttaaatatttcattattggCTTGTAGACAACATAATGGTGTTTGACTGCTTTGGAGGTGAGTAACACTCTTTACCTCTTTAACTgattataataatgtaaatcaGGGTATAATTAtagttttattacatttgattCACTAAATATATAAGACAATAGAtgatgttatacacaataagaaatagcatttatttatttgtttgtttatttgaacaGGGACTTCAAGAGAACAAGCTGAGCAGAGGTTTATCCCCACCACCTCTTCATCAAGTGAAGGTTAGACAGTGTGGAGTAAAAACTCACTCACAGCCACCAGATGGCGCTGAAACCTCTGTTTACTGGGTAGTGAATTTATTTGGGATGTAGTGGTGGTTAATGGTTcatataaaattatacatttcatgtaattctttttttattttttgcctttaCCTTTAAATTGTATCATTTGTTATGGTATCGTCTATGATATGTTGAACCCCACTGTACTCTGAGAAGGGTTCAAGCTGAGCAAGGTTAAGAGATTGGGTGACTTTTTTGGGTAAATTTCTATAATGACCTGtgcttaatttaattttgtacAGAAATGACACGAGACACAGAGACAATGAGTACAAAAGAGGAGAAGACTGAAGGTAAGACATCATAATAGTCATACcatatattgtatttacaaaTATTATCATCATAGACCCTCTGAAATATCATTGTTTCTCTCCTGTTCGCTTCCAAATAAAagatggtgctttttttttttttttttttaaattttaattttattaacaataGAATATTTGTGGAGGAAATTACATCTTATTTAATTAATGTATGTCTCATTCACTAAAAACCCTTAATTTGCCATTATTAGATGCCATTATTAGATTTGGTCAGGATTTCCTAAATGGCTTTTTATGGGTTGTCAGTAAGTTTAATTATagtgaaaaagcagaaaaatattCAACAATCACTGATTGTTCTCTATAAGAAAAAAGACAGTCTGGTTCTCCATAATGGTTTCCATTATGGTCCAGTATTCAGTAACGTACACTGtgacattttcatgtttttagatGTACTGTAAATCTAACTGACTGAAAGAACATGAGGCTGAAATTTCTGGAAAATATTTTTGGACAAACTGAACTTTATCCTTAGAGAAAAATGCAAACATCAGACACCAAACATTCCATTGCTCACCTTTTTACTTCTTAAATACGGAGAGAATTTGTAGTTCAGGTGAATTTGTAGATTAACGTGGACTATATCGTTAATATCAGTCAGAATGTCTATGTCATGGGGAAAGTGTGTTAGTCGTGTGTACTGTGAATGTAACCACGGCATCTGATTAGCAGAGGAAGGAGCGGAAGCGAGAGTAGAAGTGCAAACACAGAGTCTGGGTAAGCAAACTGTTTCATTTTGGGATGAAGggtttatgtttgtatgtttgtattaatgtgtgcaAGTGATGTGAGAGATGTGTTACATACTAAAATCCTTGTTTAATTTCCTCAGACATGGCAGAAGAAGACCGTGACGATGCAGAAGGTGAGGGGATGATGTTGAAGTAGAAAGAGAAATTTAAGATAAACCTGATTAAACATAGGGATTAGTATTGTAATTGATTCCTAGATGCACGttttattcatgtatatttatatatatttcacaaaaCAACTTTATTCTCCTGTAATTATCTTCTaatttgctttctttttaactgttaactgtttCTGTTTTCAGAACGCTTTGACACCGACGTGCTTAAACGTGCAGGTACGTACaggacaataaaaataataacaggcTTGAGATGGAAAGTTAAATGGCTTTTTCATATTacagaaagataaagataaTATGAAATTTCACAAAACGTATTAGTGAATTACTCTGGACTTAAAACAGCTGACGCTGCTCTGTTCACTAGTCCTGGTTCAGCTTCAGTCTTCTGGGCCCTAAATGTCTGTTAGGATTTGATTTTTTAATGCATGATGTCAAGGAATAAAATACtggggatgtgctgttatagaaataataataataataatagtgaccGTGTGATGTGAAATCCCCAATGTGAGGGACAAGAGAGTTACTGTTGCCACACCGAAGCTGATTAATTTCCTAAAACAGAACGGTCTGAAGTGTGTTATTATGATTTGGCAACAGTTGAACTCAATTTGAGCCATTTATGGTGAAATTTAATGGTTTGAAATGTCAAAACTATTACAGCTGCCAAAAAACATGACGTTTATAAGaccgaaaaaaaaaagcttgtcaagttacataaaaacaatatttatgcttcacatattttaaatgttttcttttaaattaaatttaacattatttatatggcacttttaacaattgttGCAAAGCAgtttgaatggatggatggataatgaGTAAGCCAGAGATGACGAACACTCGGCTTCTTTACATTTAGTTTGATGggaagattttattttcttggttAGTTG from Tachysurus vachellii isolate PV-2020 chromosome 20, HZAU_Pvac_v1, whole genome shotgun sequence includes these protein-coding regions:
- the pcyox1 gene encoding prenylcysteine oxidase 1 produces the protein MSVRTLSFKALLFLALYQVGYRGLASAPDLREPPKKIAIVGAGIGGTAAAYFLRQEFGPGVKIDVYEAGTVGGRLATENIEGQDYETGGSIIHPLNLHMKHFVDRLGLSVRTEVPSKMAIFDGTELMFEESDWFIVNFLRMLWRYGFNALRMHMYVEGLLDKFMRIYQYQQFSYSFSSVDRLLHAMGGDEFLALLNQTLEESMLANSFSQTFINEIVTPISRVNYGQSVRLHAFAGFVALAGAESGLWAVDGGNKRVCSGLLYHSKAELISAHVTNIAIKTRPFKSGTITNFYEVNYVSESGPAHSLYDIVVLATPLHLGLSDITFSGFSPALPSHFPGRYHQTVSTLVLGRLNVSYLDSRWKPSEFFFSDVFTTDNEKLGISSMSSLDPVHITPGYSRPPASQTTVWKVFSPEPLTEKQLRTLFVSREHVVEKRWLAYPFYKAPERQPPPFILHQNLYYLSPIEWVASAMEMSALSARNIALLAYHQWHGHTMKVDQEGLHARLRGEL